GACGGCGGGGAGCACCCGGACGGCCTGTTCCGCGCCCCGGAGGTCGTCCTCCAGCTGACGGAGCAGGTCGGGGGTGGCCGGCGGCACGGTGTAGAGGCCGCGTCCGCGCAACCACTGGTAGTGCTGCTCCGCCATCTCCAGGTGCTGCCCCGCCATCTGGTACAGGGTCCGGCGCAGGTGCCGATCCGACGCCTCGGTGGCGGCGACCACCATGCGCAGGGCGAGGTGCTTGCAATCCTGCAGGCAGTCGGCGACGGCCAGGGCGTCGGGGTCGACCAGCCGGACCCCGGCCGCCTGGGCGGGTTCGGTCGCCCCCGGCCTGGGCCCTGGAACCGCGGCACCCGGCGCGTCGACGGGAGGCGATCCCACCGGTGGGGAGCCCGCCGCCGGGCCGGTCCACGGGGCCGGCGACCATTCGGCCCGGAACCCGACGCGGGGCGAATCGTAGCGGACGCCCTCGCTCCCCGGTCCCTGCGGCCCGCCTTGCGCCGCCCAGTGGCCGCGGAACGTCGGCTCCTCCCGCCCCCGGGCCACGCCCCCGGCCTCCCCCGGGGCCGCGCCGGGGCCGTAGCCCACGGGGCGCACCGCGGTGAAGGCCTCCGCGTCCTTCCCGTCCGAGCGGACGGTGCCGCCGGATCCGGCCACCCCGGGGCTTCCGGCATCGGCCCGCCCGGCCCGCCCGGATGCGGCACGGTCCCGACCGGGCCCGCCCGCCCCCGAATCGGCCATCGTGCCGCCGCCTGGCGCGTCGAAGGCGGTGACGCTGCCGGGGGCCACGGGGCCGCCGGCGCCCGGGGCGTAGGGCGCCGGGGTCTGACGGGGTTGGACCGCGGCCGTCAGGCCCGTCGGCTCGCGCCGCGCCCCGGCCTGCCAGCCCTCGTTGTTGCCGGCGCCGGGTTCCCACCCCACCAGCTCGGGACGGTCCGCCCGGAGCGCGTGGCGCGTGACGTCGCCGCCCTGGCCCGGCCGGCCGCCCTCCGGGCCGCCGCCGCGGATCGGACGCCACGGGTCGCCTGGGGCGTCGCCGGGCCGGCTCGCCGGCCCGGCACCGGCGGAGGGCCCCGTCGAGAGCGCGGCCTGCCCTGCGGTTGGCGGCCCCGACCGGCCGTCGGCGCCCGCGGGGTACCGGTGGTCGGGGGACGCCGCCGACGGACGGTAGCTGTAGGTCCCCGGCCCCGTGGGCGGGTACCCCGGTGACCCGCCGGCCTCAGCGGGATGAACCGGCCCCGGTCCCCACGGGCCGGCCGGCGCTGCCGAGCCTGCCGGGGCTGCTGGGCTGGTCGGTGCGCCAGGGCCCCCCGATGCAGACCAGCCGGTCGGTGGGACCGGGGCACCCGGTGCTGCCGCTCCGGCCGGTCCCAGGGGGCTGCCCGGCCCTCCCGGACCGCCGGGGGCGACCGGGCCGCCCACCCCCGTCGCCATCCCCGGCGTGCCGAAGGTAGCCGGGCCGGCCGGCCCGGCGACGCCGGTTCCACCGGCGGGATGGGCCCCCGCTCCGTAGAGTCCGCCCTCGCCCTTCAGCGCCAGTTTCAGCTGGTGGCTCTGCTGGCGGAAGGTCCGCTCGTGGGCGCCCAGCATCTGGACCACGTCGGGATCGCGGACCGTGCTGACGGCGTGGAGCAGCTTGTTGGCCGCCGTCTCACAGGCGACGATCAAGTCCCGCAGCTCCAGTGCCTCGTGGACCGTGCGCTGCACCCTTCCCCCTCCTCGTCGCCGCCCCGGTGGCGTGGCGGCTTGCCCCTTCAAGAGGAAGCGTGTTCGCGGCGGCGAACGCCTAGGATAGCAGTTTCTGGAGCGGGATCGTCGGCGACGGCGGAAGACGCAGGGGCGTGGGACGACGGGGGGACCGGGGCGTGAGCAGCGCGACGGCGGCACGGTGGGCGGGTTGGTGGCGGGTGGCGGTGCTGGGCAGCGGCTATCTCGGCACGCAGGTGGTCTGGACGCTCTACAACGCCTACCTGCCCAACTTCTACGGCGCCTACGTGGCCAGCAACGCCTTGATCGGCCTGGTGATGACCCTGGACAACATCGCCGCCCTCACGGTGCAGCCGTACTTCGGGGCGCTGAGCGACCGGGTGCAGACGCCCCTTGGCCGCCGGATGCCCTTCCTATTGATAGGGGTGCCGCTGACCGCTCTGGGGCTGGTCCTGCTGCCCCGGGCCCAGGGCCTGCTGCCGCTGCTCCTGGCCACGCTGCTGATGAACGTGGGCATCAGCATCTACTCCAGCCCCGCGGTGGCCCTGATGCCCGACGTGACGCCCCCCGCGCTGCGCGCCCGCGCCAACGGCATCATCATGGTCATGGGCGGCCTGGGGGCGCTGCTGGCGATCTTCGTGCTGTCGCCCTCCTTCGACCGCTCCCGCGTCCTGCCCTTCGACCAGGCTGCCCTGCTGGTCCTGGCGTCGCTGCTGGCGGTGGCCTTGGCCCTACCCGAGCGGCGGCTGGCGCGGTACGCCGTCGGCGAGGGGACGCGGCCTGCCGACGAGTACGGCAGCATGACGGCCGGGACGGACGGGACGGCCCCAGGGGGGCCCGAGCCCGCATCGCCCCGACCGTCGGACGAACCGGCTCCGGCCGGACCGGCGCCGGCGGCCCCCGGCAGGCCGGCCCCGGCCGCCCAGACGCCGAGGGCTCCCGACACCCCCGCCCAGGTCGTCCCAGAGCCGGGGGATCCCCATCGCCCCGCTCAGGCCGCCCCAGGGCCGGGGGATCCCCTTACCCCGGCTCAGGCCGCCCCAGGATCGGGAGATCCCCATCGCCCCGCTCAGGCCGGCCCAGGGCCGGGGGATCCCCACATCCCCGCTCACGCCGCCCCAGAGCCGGGGGATCCCCACATCCCCGCTCAGACCGTCCCAGAGCCGAGGGATCCCGACGCACCGGCCGTGGCCGCCTCGGGGTGGACGGCCACCGAGGGCGCGACCCGGACCGTCCCGGAGCCGGCGCCTTCCGGCGCGATCGCCGGGGCCGCGTGGCAGCCGGCGGCCGACGAACCGGCCCGCGCCGCCCGGGAAGGCACGGAGGCCGAGGAACCCGCCGAGCGAGGCCACCTGCTGCTGGCCCTGGCCCACGTGCTGGTGGACCGGGACCGCCGCCCCTTCTGGCTGCTCCTCGCCGCGCTGGCCTGGGTGGCCGCCGTCAACGGCGCCCAGAACATGTTCACGCGCTACGGCACGGAACACCTCGGCCTCACCCAGGTGCAGGCCACCTTCATGTTGGGGTACTTCGCCGCCCCGTTCATCCTGTTCTCCATCCCGGCGGGCATCCTGGGCGACCGCATCGGCCGGCTCCGCGCCATCCGGATCGGCGCCGCCGGCATCGTGCTGGCCTTCCTTGCGCTGGCCTTCGAACCGCCCGGCGCCGTGGCCCCGGTCCTGTTCGCCGTGGCCGGCCTCTGCTGGGCGCTGCTCATGACCAATTCCTACCCGATCCTGATCAACCTGGCTCCCGTCGGGACGGCGGGAACCTACACGGGCCTCTGGAACCTGGTGATCGGGCTTGCGGGCGTCCTCTCGCCGCCGGTGTACGGTGCGGCGGTGGACCGGCTGGGATGGGCCGCGTTCTTCCCGGTGGGCGTGGCCTTTCTCGCCGTCGGGTGGTGGGCGGCGAACCGCATGGGCGCCGCCGGGGCGGGGGGCGGCTCCGCTCTCCCGTGAGGCGCGGGCGTCCGCGGGACGCCCTTGCCGGGTCCCGTCGCACCTCCATCGCCCGGCCGCCTGGCCCGCGGGCTCCGGTCTTCCGGCCCTCGGCCCGCGCTCTCCGGCTGCTCGGCCCCCGGCCCCTCGGCCGCCCGGCCCTCCGGGTGTCCGGCCCTTGTGCGTGGTCCCCCGACGCCGGGCCGCCGTTCCCCCCGCACTCCGACCCCCGCTCCGCTGCCGTGAGGCCCGGGGGCCCCGACCCCTCGTTCCGCCTCGCGGTGTAGGTGCCGGCGCGGTGACGGGGCCGGCGTGGCGCCGGCCAGCGGGCGGAGGGGTGCGGACAGGGGGCGAACCGGCCTCCGGTCGGCCGGGCAGCGGCGCTGCGCCGCCGGTGCCGCCGGAAGCCTCCACCCTTGCCGCCGGTCCCCCGGGTGTGCAACGAATGGAGAAGGTTTGGCCAATGGGCCGCCCTGCGGACCGTAACCCTATGGCCAGGGAGGATGGATCCATGCCCGAGAAGATCGCCGTCATCGGCCTCGGGTACGTCGGCCTGCCCACCGCGCTGCTCTTCGCCGGGGCTGGCGTCGACGTGCTGGGGGTCGACATCAACCCCGAGCTGGTGGCGGCCCTGGAAGCCGGCCAGTGCCCCGTGGAGGAACCCGGCCTGCCCGAGCTACTCCGCCAGGTCCTGTCCT
The sequence above is drawn from the Thermaerobacter sp. FW80 genome and encodes:
- a CDS encoding spore coat protein encodes the protein MQRTVHEALELRDLIVACETAANKLLHAVSTVRDPDVVQMLGAHERTFRQQSHQLKLALKGEGGLYGAGAHPAGGTGVAGPAGPATFGTPGMATGVGGPVAPGGPGGPGSPLGPAGAAAPGAPVPPTGWSASGGPGAPTSPAAPAGSAAPAGPWGPGPVHPAEAGGSPGYPPTGPGTYSYRPSAASPDHRYPAGADGRSGPPTAGQAALSTGPSAGAGPASRPGDAPGDPWRPIRGGGPEGGRPGQGGDVTRHALRADRPELVGWEPGAGNNEGWQAGARREPTGLTAAVQPRQTPAPYAPGAGGPVAPGSVTAFDAPGGGTMADSGAGGPGRDRAASGRAGRADAGSPGVAGSGGTVRSDGKDAEAFTAVRPVGYGPGAAPGEAGGVARGREEPTFRGHWAAQGGPQGPGSEGVRYDSPRVGFRAEWSPAPWTGPAAGSPPVGSPPVDAPGAAVPGPRPGATEPAQAAGVRLVDPDALAVADCLQDCKHLALRMVVAATEASDRHLRRTLYQMAGQHLEMAEQHYQWLRGRGLYTVPPATPDLLRQLEDDLRGAEQAVRVLPAVAAEAAGGPGGAVNTDLAGYPSGGLKGAFGGQQIRD
- a CDS encoding MFS transporter, with product MSSATAARWAGWWRVAVLGSGYLGTQVVWTLYNAYLPNFYGAYVASNALIGLVMTLDNIAALTVQPYFGALSDRVQTPLGRRMPFLLIGVPLTALGLVLLPRAQGLLPLLLATLLMNVGISIYSSPAVALMPDVTPPALRARANGIIMVMGGLGALLAIFVLSPSFDRSRVLPFDQAALLVLASLLAVALALPERRLARYAVGEGTRPADEYGSMTAGTDGTAPGGPEPASPRPSDEPAPAGPAPAAPGRPAPAAQTPRAPDTPAQVVPEPGDPHRPAQAAPGPGDPLTPAQAAPGSGDPHRPAQAGPGPGDPHIPAHAAPEPGDPHIPAQTVPEPRDPDAPAVAASGWTATEGATRTVPEPAPSGAIAGAAWQPAADEPARAAREGTEAEEPAERGHLLLALAHVLVDRDRRPFWLLLAALAWVAAVNGAQNMFTRYGTEHLGLTQVQATFMLGYFAAPFILFSIPAGILGDRIGRLRAIRIGAAGIVLAFLALAFEPPGAVAPVLFAVAGLCWALLMTNSYPILINLAPVGTAGTYTGLWNLVIGLAGVLSPPVYGAAVDRLGWAAFFPVGVAFLAVGWWAANRMGAAGAGGGSALP